The Bordetella sp. FB-8 genome includes a window with the following:
- a CDS encoding acyl carrier protein: MQTREAILATLREALVELFEIEPDRVTPEANLYTDLEIDSIDAIDLIDHIKRKTGRKLDASDFRSVRTVQDVIEAIHQKQQSPNQ, encoded by the coding sequence ATGCAGACCCGAGAAGCCATCCTGGCCACGCTGCGCGAAGCGCTGGTCGAACTGTTCGAAATCGAGCCTGATCGCGTCACTCCCGAGGCCAACCTCTACACCGACCTCGAGATCGACAGCATCGACGCCATCGATCTTATCGATCACATCAAGCGCAAGACCGGACGCAAGCTGGACGCCAGCGATTTCCGCAGCGTGCGCACCGTGCAGGATGTCATCGAGGCGATCCACCAGAAGCAACAGTCCCCGAATCAATGA
- a CDS encoding AMP-binding protein yields the protein MSWIDLPDLLVQASPRRLVAHEPALDLAELVQRSLTMAAGLQAGGIRRAGLFFDDATLLAAALLACWRVGACAILPGDVQPATCARLQGETHAWLSDRELPAEATGQIPLNALLSHAPMAPAQLDPHAPGMRILTSGSSGTPKLIDKRWPQLMQEIRALQAQWPAFEGGHGLGGKDRPVTVLGTVSTQHMYGLPFRLLWPLCAGRPIVRAQLAYPEEVQLAVRRYAPCVWIASPAILRRLGGNLDWAALRQGLRGLFSAGGALPGATVRSLNQRLGWLPTEIYGSSETGIVAWRQGETDWQCIAGVAVGLDARRALWVRSPWTNDAREQTADTAQLRAQGGFVLQGRLDRIIKLEEKRIALPRVEHALASQPWVDQAYVDRLTGAGRLTALIALTPAGRHALRNQGRQAVIAALRAHLAPQVEKLAVPRSWRFLHQLPWNAQGKLPRPIFERLAGPRPLCPELEPLPAPDASTRRYVFEVPLDLAHFSGHFTQLPIVPGVMQVGWAFEAARRDLKPDLNFGGMEVLKFQKLLRPGDAAELLLRWDDERAKLHFSLLLAGAACASGRILHRPRHDQP from the coding sequence ATGTCCTGGATAGACCTGCCCGACCTGCTTGTCCAGGCATCGCCGCGACGTCTGGTGGCGCACGAGCCTGCCCTGGACCTGGCCGAACTGGTCCAGCGCAGCCTGACCATGGCCGCCGGTCTGCAGGCTGGCGGCATCCGGCGCGCAGGGCTGTTCTTCGACGATGCGACGCTGCTGGCGGCGGCACTGCTGGCATGCTGGCGCGTCGGCGCCTGCGCAATCCTGCCCGGCGACGTCCAGCCGGCCACTTGCGCGCGCCTGCAAGGCGAAACGCACGCCTGGCTGAGCGACCGGGAACTGCCCGCCGAGGCGACCGGACAGATCCCCCTGAACGCGCTGCTCTCGCATGCGCCGATGGCGCCGGCGCAGCTTGATCCGCATGCGCCGGGCATGCGCATCCTCACCTCCGGCTCCAGCGGCACGCCCAAGCTCATCGATAAGCGCTGGCCGCAACTCATGCAAGAGATCCGCGCGCTGCAGGCGCAGTGGCCCGCGTTCGAAGGCGGACACGGCTTGGGCGGGAAAGACCGGCCCGTCACCGTCCTGGGCACTGTCAGCACGCAGCATATGTATGGCCTGCCGTTCCGGCTGCTGTGGCCTCTTTGCGCCGGCCGTCCCATCGTGCGCGCGCAACTGGCCTATCCGGAAGAGGTTCAGCTGGCCGTGCGCAGGTACGCGCCCTGCGTCTGGATCGCCAGCCCCGCGATCCTGCGCCGCCTGGGCGGCAACCTGGACTGGGCCGCGCTGCGGCAAGGCCTGCGCGGCCTGTTTTCCGCTGGCGGCGCACTGCCCGGCGCGACCGTGCGTTCCCTGAACCAGCGGCTGGGTTGGCTGCCGACCGAGATCTACGGCAGCTCCGAAACCGGCATCGTGGCCTGGCGCCAGGGCGAAACGGACTGGCAGTGCATCGCGGGCGTCGCAGTCGGGTTGGATGCGCGCCGGGCGCTGTGGGTGCGGTCGCCCTGGACCAACGACGCACGCGAGCAGACTGCCGACACTGCCCAGTTGCGTGCGCAAGGCGGCTTCGTCCTGCAGGGGCGCCTGGATCGCATCATCAAGCTCGAAGAAAAACGCATCGCCCTGCCCCGGGTCGAACACGCACTGGCCAGCCAACCCTGGGTGGACCAGGCCTATGTCGACCGCCTGACCGGCGCCGGCCGACTGACCGCCCTCATTGCGCTGACGCCGGCCGGCCGGCATGCCTTGCGCAACCAGGGCCGCCAGGCCGTCATTGCCGCGCTGCGCGCGCACCTGGCGCCTCAGGTCGAGAAGCTGGCCGTGCCGCGCAGCTGGCGCTTTCTGCACCAGTTGCCCTGGAACGCGCAAGGCAAGTTACCGCGCCCGATCTTCGAACGGCTGGCCGGTCCGCGCCCCCTCTGCCCCGAACTCGAACCCCTGCCCGCGCCCGACGCGTCGACACGGCGCTATGTCTTCGAAGTTCCGCTGGATCTGGCGCATTTCTCGGGCCATTTCACGCAGCTGCCCATCGTGCCTGGCGTAATGCAGGTCGGCTGGGCCTTCGAGGCCGCGCGCCGCGACCTGAAACCCGACCTGAACTTCGGCGGTATGGAAGTGCTCAAGTTCCAGAAGTTGCTGCGTCCCGGCGATGCCGCCGAACTGCTGCTGCGCTGGGACGACGAACGGGCCAAGCTGCACTTCTCGCTGCTTCTGGCCGGCGCAGCCTGCGCGTCCGGCCGCATTCTGCATCGCCCCCGCCATGACCAGCCATAA
- a CDS encoding 1-acyl-sn-glycerol-3-phosphate acyltransferase produces the protein MPALRPPRQDYWLWRLIATGLSFALFGLGGLALRVLVFPLQRLLPGDARTRQRRARLAIRRTFSLLVRFMIRAGVIELDFKNADRLGRPGQLVIANHPSLLDVVLLVGHIPDANCVVKHKLAANPFTRGSVQNAGYITNDLSMEMLDRAAQVLRRGETLLMFPEGTRTPLGSLPRFHRGACAIALRGAGIVTPVVIRMTPRSLTKGEPWWRIPNQRIRYTIEVGADLDPRQWLAHDLPPAAGRKMNDFLHTYFEARLTPDDCPGTRNQDAHH, from the coding sequence ATGCCAGCGCTGAGGCCGCCGCGCCAGGACTATTGGCTGTGGCGCCTGATCGCCACGGGCCTGTCATTCGCCTTGTTCGGCCTGGGCGGCCTGGCGCTGCGCGTGCTGGTCTTTCCCCTCCAGCGCCTGCTGCCCGGGGATGCGCGCACGCGCCAGCGGCGCGCGCGTCTGGCGATTCGCCGTACTTTCAGTCTGCTCGTGCGCTTCATGATCCGCGCCGGCGTCATCGAGCTCGATTTCAAGAACGCCGACCGGCTCGGGCGGCCCGGCCAGCTCGTCATTGCCAACCATCCTTCGCTGCTGGACGTCGTCCTGCTGGTGGGCCACATCCCCGATGCCAACTGCGTGGTCAAGCACAAGCTCGCCGCCAACCCCTTTACGCGCGGCTCCGTGCAAAATGCGGGCTACATTACCAATGACCTGAGTATGGAAATGCTGGACCGCGCGGCCCAGGTGCTGCGTCGGGGCGAAACGCTGCTGATGTTCCCGGAAGGCACGCGCACGCCGCTGGGAAGCCTGCCGCGCTTTCACCGCGGCGCCTGCGCCATCGCGCTGCGCGGGGCCGGCATCGTCACACCCGTCGTCATCCGCATGACTCCGCGCAGCCTGACCAAGGGCGAACCCTGGTGGCGCATTCCGAATCAACGCATACGCTATACCATCGAAGTCGGCGCGGATCTGGATCCGCGGCAATGGCTGGCCCACGACCTGCCTCCCGCGGCGGGCCGCAAGATGAACGATTTTCTCCATACTTATTTTGAAGCGAGACTTACCCCCGATGACTGCCCTGGAACCCGAAATCAAGACGCTCATCATTGA
- a CDS encoding LysR family transcriptional regulator — MRGFEFDQLKTFTTVAKAGSLSAAAALVHLSQSTVSEQMRKLEARAGVPLFVRSKRGVEPTPAGARLLEHARRLVALNEAAFDELRGQAIKGELRVAITEYFRPNEVAGMLARLRECYPRLSLHVRAMKSVEIELAHSRGQIDLGVVMNLSTGPFRPVAGNARWILRREPLYWVAAPALAEQLPERLPLVLLPDDCMMHRTAVHLLEERARPYELVHSASGVAGLQSMIAAGLGVGCLCASSIPDGVVRLGAKYRLPILPEAVFSLTPPHAQEQETVAQAREVLSRQLLA; from the coding sequence ATGCGCGGTTTCGAATTCGACCAGCTCAAGACCTTCACGACGGTGGCCAAGGCCGGCAGCCTCTCGGCGGCGGCGGCGCTCGTGCACCTGTCGCAATCGACAGTCAGCGAGCAAATGCGCAAGCTGGAAGCGCGCGCCGGCGTACCGCTTTTCGTGCGCAGCAAGCGAGGGGTCGAACCCACACCGGCGGGCGCACGGCTGCTGGAGCACGCCCGACGCCTGGTGGCGCTGAACGAAGCGGCCTTCGACGAGCTGCGCGGCCAGGCGATCAAGGGCGAACTGCGCGTTGCGATCACCGAGTACTTCCGCCCCAACGAGGTGGCGGGCATGCTCGCACGGCTGCGCGAATGCTATCCGCGCCTGAGCCTGCATGTGCGCGCGATGAAGAGCGTCGAGATCGAACTGGCCCATTCCAGGGGGCAGATCGATCTGGGCGTGGTCATGAACCTTTCGACGGGGCCGTTCAGGCCCGTCGCCGGCAATGCCCGATGGATACTGCGGCGCGAACCGCTCTATTGGGTCGCGGCGCCGGCCCTGGCCGAGCAATTGCCCGAGCGGCTGCCGCTCGTGTTGCTGCCGGACGACTGCATGATGCATCGGACCGCGGTGCACCTGCTCGAGGAAAGAGCGCGGCCCTACGAGCTCGTGCACAGCGCCAGCGGCGTGGCCGGGCTGCAGTCCATGATCGCCGCGGGCTTGGGCGTGGGATGCCTTTGCGCATCGTCGATCCCGGACGGCGTGGTCCGGCTGGGCGCGAAATACCGCCTGCCGATCCTGCCCGAGGCCGTATTCTCGCTCACGCCGCCCCATGCACAAGAACAGGAAACCGTAGCCCAGGCAAGAGAGGTGCTGTCGCGGCAGTTGCTCGCGTAA
- the ypfH gene encoding esterase: MASSSIEFYPNPGIEALQLFVLLHGVGGNPDNLEALGLALRVAFSNAVVLIPEGFHAYDNGGPGRQWFSTRGVGEDNRAERVAQALPALNEYVRAAQLRLKIKTGHTALAGFSQGAIMALEAVQADQALAGRVLAFSGRYATLPDKAPQYTTIHLLHGADDAVITVNHAMAAQHRLGQLQGDSTIDVASHVGHELHPVLIKRAIERLQTCVPLRSWEAAMGHDQAPPPDATVH, encoded by the coding sequence ATGGCGTCGTCTTCCATTGAGTTCTACCCCAATCCCGGCATCGAGGCCTTGCAGCTGTTTGTGTTGCTGCACGGCGTGGGCGGCAATCCCGACAATCTCGAAGCGCTGGGCCTTGCCCTGCGCGTGGCGTTTTCCAATGCGGTCGTGCTGATACCCGAGGGCTTTCATGCCTATGACAACGGCGGCCCGGGCCGCCAATGGTTCTCCACGCGTGGTGTGGGCGAGGACAACCGCGCCGAACGCGTGGCGCAGGCCTTGCCGGCGCTGAACGAGTACGTGCGCGCCGCGCAGCTTCGGCTCAAGATCAAGACCGGCCACACGGCGCTGGCGGGCTTTTCGCAGGGCGCCATTATGGCGTTGGAAGCGGTGCAGGCCGACCAGGCGCTGGCCGGCCGTGTGTTGGCCTTCTCGGGCCGCTATGCCACCTTGCCGGACAAGGCGCCGCAATACACGACCATCCACTTGCTGCACGGCGCCGACGATGCGGTCATCACCGTCAATCACGCCATGGCCGCCCAGCATCGCCTGGGGCAACTGCAGGGCGACTCGACGATAGACGTCGCATCGCACGTGGGCCATGAATTGCATCCGGTGCTGATCAAGCGCGCGATCGAGCGACTGCAGACCTGCGTGCCTTTGCGCAGCTGGGAAGCGGCCATGGGCCACGACCAGGCGCCGCCGCCGGACGCGACGGTGCATTGA
- a CDS encoding thioesterase family protein has protein sequence MRKRGHLGAEVRIKVPFYDVDTLHVAWHGHYAKYLEEARCALLDVIGYNYDAMREDGYAWPVIDLHIRYAQPARFGQLIAARAELMEWQNRLVVNYLITDAATGMRLTRATTTQIAVHIATREMQMVSPAGLTRAVQAALNAREAA, from the coding sequence ATGCGTAAGCGCGGACACCTGGGCGCCGAGGTCCGGATCAAAGTGCCCTTCTACGATGTCGATACCCTGCACGTGGCCTGGCACGGCCATTACGCCAAGTACCTGGAAGAAGCGCGCTGCGCGCTGCTTGATGTCATAGGCTACAACTACGATGCCATGCGCGAAGACGGCTATGCCTGGCCCGTCATCGACCTGCATATCCGCTATGCCCAGCCAGCCCGTTTCGGCCAGTTGATCGCCGCGCGCGCCGAACTGATGGAATGGCAGAACCGGCTGGTAGTCAACTATCTGATCACCGACGCCGCCACGGGCATGCGGCTGACCCGTGCCACGACGACCCAAATCGCCGTGCATATCGCCACGCGCGAAATGCAGATGGTCTCGCCCGCCGGCCTGACACGCGCCGTGCAAGCCGCCCTGAACGCTCGGGAGGCCGCGTGA
- a CDS encoding glycosyltransferase family 2 protein: protein MTSHKPCALIPVYNHGHTVAAVAHGLRARGLPCLLVDDGSDPACAAVLDALAREPGMRLIRRRVNGGKGVAMLDGFRAAGELGYSHALQIDADGQHALQDVEQFLALSRAHPEAVIGGAPIYGQDAPRARLYGRWLTRVWVWINTLSLDIPDAMCGFRLYPLPPTLAVIERAPVGRRMDFDIGIIVRLHWRGTPMVWLPTRVVYPADGVSHFKGLRDNAMISMMHARLFFGMLWRAPWLLAQRALKAARGNPA, encoded by the coding sequence ATGACCAGCCATAAGCCCTGCGCCCTGATCCCCGTCTACAACCACGGCCATACGGTCGCGGCGGTCGCCCATGGGCTGCGCGCCCGGGGTCTGCCCTGTCTGCTCGTGGACGACGGCTCGGACCCGGCCTGTGCCGCCGTGCTGGACGCGCTGGCGCGCGAACCGGGCATGCGACTGATACGCCGCCGCGTGAACGGCGGCAAGGGTGTAGCCATGCTGGATGGCTTTCGAGCAGCCGGCGAGCTGGGCTATAGCCATGCATTGCAGATCGACGCGGACGGCCAGCATGCTTTACAAGACGTCGAACAATTCCTGGCGCTTTCCCGCGCGCATCCCGAAGCCGTGATAGGCGGCGCCCCCATCTACGGCCAAGACGCGCCGCGCGCGCGCCTGTACGGCCGCTGGCTAACCCGCGTATGGGTGTGGATCAACACGCTGTCGCTGGACATTCCCGATGCCATGTGCGGCTTTAGGCTCTATCCGCTGCCGCCCACGCTGGCCGTCATCGAGCGCGCTCCGGTGGGACGGCGCATGGACTTTGACATCGGCATCATCGTGCGCCTGCACTGGCGCGGCACGCCCATGGTCTGGCTGCCCACGCGCGTGGTCTATCCCGCCGACGGCGTCTCGCATTTCAAGGGCCTGCGCGACAACGCCATGATCAGCATGATGCACGCGCGGCTCTTTTTCGGCATGCTCTGGCGCGCGCCGTGGCTGCTGGCCCAGCGCGCGCTCAAGGCCGCGCGCGGGAACCCGGCATGA
- a CDS encoding MFS transporter, which produces MTDNTFAASAAAPRAPADATPSHHGWALVVLLVGAILPPLDYFIVNLALPAIRDGIGARPAELELVVSAYACANAVMLITGGRLGDMYGRKRLFMVGMAGFVLASMLCGLAGSGTVLVAGRVLQGLFAAILAPQVLATIRSMFTAREQVRVMGLYGFVFGLAAVIGQLGGGALISLHPFGLGWRAIFLVNLPIGLFALLGSWRFIPESRVPRGQRIDLPGTLLLSLFLLMLVYPLARGREAGWPLWMIACLAGSFPVLGLLLRVEWRSLADGKDPLLDLRLFRNPVVALGLALAFLFYAMSAFFLTYGIYLQSGLHWSPLASGIAILPFGLGFLSSPLLMPRLVHRFGAFSALTLGYGLLAVGVAAVAALAGTGAPGVGFYLGLAAIGMGQGVVLPSVVRIVLAEVVPERAGVASGMVTAALQIGAAVGAATLGGVFFSVLGGHPGAVDYVHAFRTTMFALVAVLLACVALSTGLSMLNAVLRRRNP; this is translated from the coding sequence ATGACTGACAACACGTTTGCGGCATCGGCTGCGGCGCCTCGCGCCCCGGCCGATGCCACGCCCAGCCATCACGGCTGGGCACTGGTCGTCCTGCTGGTGGGGGCCATCTTGCCGCCGCTCGATTACTTCATCGTGAACCTGGCGCTGCCGGCCATCCGCGACGGGATCGGCGCGCGCCCCGCTGAACTGGAGCTGGTGGTTTCGGCCTACGCCTGCGCGAATGCCGTCATGCTGATAACCGGCGGCCGCCTTGGGGATATGTATGGCCGCAAGCGCCTTTTCATGGTGGGCATGGCGGGTTTTGTCCTGGCGTCCATGCTTTGCGGGCTGGCCGGCAGCGGTACCGTGCTGGTGGCCGGACGCGTCTTGCAAGGGCTGTTCGCGGCCATACTCGCGCCCCAGGTTCTGGCCACGATCCGCAGCATGTTCACCGCGCGCGAGCAGGTGCGCGTCATGGGCCTTTACGGCTTTGTGTTCGGGCTGGCTGCGGTCATCGGGCAGCTTGGCGGCGGCGCGCTCATCAGCCTGCATCCGTTCGGGCTAGGGTGGCGGGCGATCTTTCTGGTTAATCTGCCGATCGGCCTGTTTGCGCTGCTGGGCAGCTGGCGTTTCATTCCGGAAAGCCGCGTGCCGCGCGGCCAGCGCATCGATCTTCCCGGCACGCTTTTGCTGTCGCTGTTTCTACTGATGCTGGTCTATCCGCTGGCGCGCGGCCGCGAGGCCGGCTGGCCGCTGTGGATGATCGCCTGCCTCGCCGGCTCATTCCCGGTGCTGGGCCTGCTGCTGCGCGTGGAATGGCGCAGCTTGGCCGACGGCAAGGATCCGCTCCTGGACCTGCGCCTTTTTCGCAACCCCGTCGTCGCGCTCGGGCTTGCGCTGGCGTTCCTGTTCTATGCGATGAGCGCGTTTTTCCTGACCTACGGAATCTATCTGCAAAGCGGCCTGCATTGGTCGCCGCTGGCCTCGGGTATCGCGATACTGCCGTTCGGCCTGGGTTTTCTGTCCAGCCCCCTGCTGATGCCGCGGCTTGTTCACCGGTTCGGCGCTTTCAGCGCGCTGACGCTAGGCTATGGGCTGCTGGCGGTGGGGGTCGCGGCCGTCGCGGCGCTTGCAGGGACCGGCGCGCCCGGCGTGGGCTTCTATCTGGGGCTGGCGGCGATCGGCATGGGGCAGGGAGTCGTCCTGCCGTCCGTCGTGCGCATCGTCCTGGCCGAGGTGGTCCCCGAGCGGGCGGGTGTTGCGTCGGGCATGGTGACCGCGGCGCTGCAGATCGGCGCCGCAGTCGGCGCGGCAACGTTGGGCGGGGTGTTCTTCTCGGTGCTGGGCGGGCATCCCGGGGCCGTCGATTACGTGCATGCTTTCAGGACAACGATGTTTGCGCTCGTGGCGGTGCTGTTAGCCTGCGTGGCGCTTTCCACGGGGCTGAGCATGCTGAATGCGGTCTTGCGCCGCCGCAACCCATAA
- a CDS encoding phosphopantetheine-binding protein, producing the protein MTALEPEIKTLIIETLGLEDMTPEDIGNDDLLFGEGLGLDSVDALELGLALQKRYGITLEAETRNMRKHFATVASLAAFVASHRDA; encoded by the coding sequence ATGACTGCCCTGGAACCCGAAATCAAGACGCTCATCATTGAAACGCTGGGCCTGGAGGACATGACTCCCGAAGACATCGGCAACGACGACCTGCTCTTTGGCGAAGGACTGGGCCTGGACTCAGTCGACGCGCTGGAGCTGGGCCTGGCGCTGCAAAAGCGCTATGGCATCACGCTCGAGGCGGAAACCAGGAACATGCGAAAGCACTTCGCCACGGTGGCCAGCCTGGCCGCCTTCGTTGCCTCGCACCGCGACGCCTGA
- a CDS encoding beta-ketoacyl synthase chain length factor produces the protein MLTFSITHWQAWAPSIHNRSCWQDWAQAPFCPIVHDDAPRLDFLPLMQRRRLSSMARMVFACAWPLAEGRPPMPVVYASRHGETSRGFELLQALARDEDLSPTSFALSVHNAIVGQWSIVRQETCQAAALSIEGDGAEHAFLEAGMLQSQGHDQVLVILAEETPPQAYRPWTADVPFPYAAAFIVGRGTGMSLQLSPHGAQPDDAGLPGPLNLLRHLSLGTPRWHCRAGNRTWIWTCQR, from the coding sequence ATGCTGACTTTCTCGATCACCCATTGGCAGGCGTGGGCGCCGAGCATACACAATCGGTCTTGCTGGCAGGACTGGGCCCAGGCCCCGTTCTGCCCCATTGTGCACGACGACGCCCCTCGGCTCGACTTCCTGCCCCTCATGCAGCGCCGGCGGCTCAGCTCCATGGCACGCATGGTTTTTGCCTGCGCCTGGCCGCTGGCCGAAGGCCGCCCTCCCATGCCGGTGGTCTACGCCTCGCGGCACGGCGAAACCAGCCGCGGATTCGAGCTGCTGCAGGCGCTGGCCCGGGACGAAGACCTCTCGCCGACCTCTTTTGCCCTGTCCGTACACAACGCCATTGTCGGACAGTGGTCCATCGTACGGCAGGAAACCTGCCAAGCCGCCGCCCTGTCGATCGAGGGCGACGGCGCCGAGCACGCCTTTCTGGAAGCCGGCATGCTGCAAAGTCAGGGCCACGACCAGGTGCTGGTCATCCTGGCGGAGGAGACACCCCCGCAAGCCTATCGCCCCTGGACCGCCGACGTTCCCTTCCCCTACGCCGCGGCCTTCATCGTCGGCCGAGGCACCGGCATGAGCCTGCAACTGTCCCCGCACGGCGCGCAGCCCGACGATGCCGGGTTGCCCGGCCCCTTGAACTTGCTGCGTCACCTATCCCTGGGCACGCCGCGCTGGCATTGCCGCGCGGGCAATCGCACATGGATCTGGACATGCCAGCGCTGA
- a CDS encoding 4'-phosphopantetheinyl transferase superfamily protein, which translates to MRDFDFLLGWAAPGSAAHYDPAKLRPEDRVRAGQARAPRADLDWRASRALIASLPPGGPVGSLSHSGGHALCVLVAPGMPGARVGVDLERIRPRRVADLGRWVCDGAEQRTLARLGEGSRGQLEYFYMLWTLKEALVKAAGLDFPGAMQRIGLDGEPGSASRLRAPAGAWGAMVLSLGPDWIAALAWESGGAAAAPRLAWHAGPAAALPPCRLLGQWQGAGSPLL; encoded by the coding sequence GTGCGCGATTTTGATTTTCTGCTGGGTTGGGCCGCACCCGGGTCGGCGGCGCATTACGATCCCGCCAAGCTGCGCCCCGAGGACCGGGTGCGGGCCGGCCAGGCCCGCGCGCCCCGGGCCGACCTGGACTGGCGGGCCAGCCGTGCCCTGATTGCGAGCCTGCCCCCCGGTGGCCCGGTCGGGTCCCTGAGCCATAGCGGGGGCCATGCCCTGTGCGTCCTTGTGGCTCCGGGCATGCCGGGCGCGCGTGTTGGCGTGGATCTGGAGCGCATCCGCCCGCGCAGGGTGGCGGATCTGGGGCGCTGGGTCTGCGACGGCGCCGAGCAGAGGACCCTGGCGCGGCTGGGTGAAGGCTCCCGCGGCCAGCTCGAATACTTCTATATGCTCTGGACCCTGAAGGAAGCCCTGGTCAAGGCGGCCGGCCTGGACTTCCCGGGGGCTATGCAGCGCATAGGCCTGGACGGCGAACCAGGCAGCGCCTCGCGCCTGCGCGCGCCGGCCGGCGCCTGGGGAGCCATGGTGCTGAGCCTGGGGCCGGACTGGATCGCGGCCCTGGCCTGGGAGAGCGGCGGCGCGGCGGCGGCACCACGGCTAGCCTGGCACGCGGGGCCGGCCGCTGCATTGCCGCCCTGTCGCTTGCTTGGGCAGTGGCAGGGCGCAGGATCGCCGCTTCTTTGA
- a CDS encoding D-amino acid dehydrogenase → MHITVIGAGVIGVTSAYFLARQGHDVVLVDARSKPAQQASHANGGQLSYSYVAPLAAPGVLPSVPGWLLRGDAPLRWRLRLDPRQWRWCLQFALACNAATSQASTASLQALAYLSRDVLHALLEQEPLDFAHVRNGKLIVYRDAALLEKARRQVAYQARLGAEQQVLDARQTLRLEPALSGMGVDLAGAVYTPSEEAGDCRLFTEELYERLLRMGNVACRLGTAVRGFDRPDGRRIASVRTDSDSIRTDAVVLAAGTATPALLHQLGGDAPIYPLKGYSLTVPVAPGDADVPDISVTDYQRRIVYARLGSVLRIAAMVDIDGVPDLVPERVQLFKRQVRESFPALDLDLAQAWAGQRPATPRGVPLVGRSRAGDNLWLNAGHGALGFTLACGSAALLTAQMSSMPLPLDARDFLP, encoded by the coding sequence ATGCATATCACCGTGATAGGGGCCGGCGTCATCGGTGTGACGTCGGCCTATTTCCTCGCTCGCCAAGGCCATGATGTCGTCCTGGTCGATGCCCGTTCGAAACCCGCGCAGCAGGCCAGCCACGCCAACGGCGGGCAACTGAGCTATAGCTACGTCGCGCCGCTGGCCGCTCCGGGCGTGCTGCCCAGCGTGCCGGGCTGGCTGCTGCGCGGCGATGCGCCGCTGCGCTGGCGGCTGCGGCTCGATCCGCGCCAGTGGCGCTGGTGCCTACAGTTCGCGCTGGCCTGCAATGCCGCCACATCGCAGGCCTCCACGGCCAGCCTGCAGGCGCTGGCCTATCTGAGCCGCGACGTGCTGCATGCCCTGCTGGAGCAGGAGCCGCTGGATTTCGCCCACGTGCGCAATGGCAAGCTCATCGTCTACCGCGATGCGGCTCTGCTGGAGAAGGCGCGCAGGCAAGTGGCCTACCAGGCGCGGCTGGGTGCCGAGCAGCAGGTTCTGGATGCCCGGCAGACACTGCGCCTGGAACCCGCCCTGTCCGGCATGGGGGTCGACCTGGCCGGCGCCGTCTATACCCCCAGCGAGGAAGCGGGCGACTGCCGGCTTTTCACCGAAGAGTTGTACGAGCGCCTGCTGCGCATGGGCAATGTGGCGTGCCGCCTGGGCACCGCGGTGCGGGGCTTTGACCGTCCGGACGGCAGGCGCATTGCGTCCGTGCGCACGGACAGCGATTCCATCCGGACCGATGCCGTGGTGCTGGCCGCGGGCACCGCTACGCCGGCGTTGCTGCATCAACTGGGCGGCGATGCGCCCATCTATCCGCTCAAGGGTTACAGCCTGACGGTGCCGGTCGCGCCGGGCGATGCAGACGTGCCGGACATCAGCGTGACCGACTACCAGCGCCGCATCGTCTATGCCCGGCTGGGCAGTGTGCTGCGCATCGCCGCCATGGTGGACATTGACGGTGTGCCCGATCTGGTGCCCGAACGCGTGCAGTTGTTCAAGCGTCAGGTGCGCGAGTCCTTTCCCGCACTGGATTTGGACCTGGCTCAGGCCTGGGCTGGCCAGCGGCCCGCCACGCCCAGGGGGGTGCCGCTCGTGGGCCGTAGCCGGGCCGGGGACAATCTCTGGCTCAACGCCGGGCACGGCGCGCTGGGATTCACGCTGGCCTGCGGTAGCGCCGCCCTGCTCACCGCCCAGATGTCGTCCATGCCGCTGCCGCTGGATGCGCGGGATTTCTTACCTTAG
- the queD gene encoding 6-carboxytetrahydropterin synthase QueD, whose amino-acid sequence MNHAPASSPVVSVTRKLEFDAGHRIPDHRSQCRNLHGHRYVLEITLAGDIVNAPGASDNGMVMDFTEIKAIAQAHIVQVWDHAFLVYDGDVAVRDFLESLPSHKTVVLDRIPTVENLAAIAFETLAPHYHGHYGNHLRLTRVRLYETPNCWADCEG is encoded by the coding sequence ATGAACCACGCCCCAGCCTCCAGTCCGGTCGTGTCCGTCACGCGCAAGCTGGAATTCGACGCGGGCCACCGCATCCCCGACCATCGCAGCCAGTGCCGCAATCTGCATGGCCATCGCTACGTGCTCGAAATCACGCTCGCAGGCGACATCGTCAATGCGCCCGGCGCATCGGACAACGGCATGGTGATGGACTTCACCGAGATCAAGGCCATTGCCCAGGCGCATATCGTCCAGGTCTGGGATCATGCCTTCCTGGTGTACGACGGCGACGTGGCGGTGCGCGACTTCCTGGAATCGCTGCCCAGCCACAAGACGGTGGTGCTGGACCGCATTCCCACCGTCGAAAACCTGGCGGCCATCGCCTTCGAGACGCTGGCGCCGCATTACCATGGCCACTACGGCAACCACCTGCGGCTGACCCGGGTGCGCCTTTACGAAACGCCCAATTGCTGGGCCGACTGCGAAGGCTGA